The Mustela nigripes isolate SB6536 chromosome 4, MUSNIG.SB6536, whole genome shotgun sequence genome includes a window with the following:
- the RARRES2 gene encoding retinoic acid receptor responder protein 2 isoform X1, with protein MWQLLMPLALWLGAVGLGRAELTAAQQRGLQVALEEFHKHPPVQWAFRETGVDSATETVSGIAKWRRLGRDGARSQEAAGCWPFSVCGQPFPAGTFVRLEFKLQQTSCRKKDWKKAECKIKPNGRKRKCLACIKLNSADKVLGRMVHCPIHTQALRDPEEHQEAQCGRVERAGEDPHSYYFPGQFAFFKALPPS; from the exons ATGTGGCAGCTGCTGATGCCTCTGGCCCTGTGGCTGGGCGCAGTGGGCCTGGGCAGAGCCGAGCTCACGGCAGCGCAGCAGCGTGGCCTGCAGGTGGCCCTGGAAGAGTTCCACAAGCACCCGCCCGTCCAGTGGGCCTTCAGGGAGACCGGCGTGGACAGCGCCACGGAAACAGTGAGCGGCATCGCCAAGTGGCGTCGCCTGGGGCGGGacggggctcgttcccaggaagCAG CCGGCTGCTGGCCCTTCTCTGTCTGCGGGCAGCCCTTCCCTGCAGGGACCTTTGTGAGGCTGGAATTTAAGCTCCAGCAGACCAGCTGCCGGAAGAAGGACTGGAAAAAAGCGGAGTGCAAAATCAAGCCCAACGGG AGGAAGCGGAAATGCCTGGCCTGCATCAAACTGAACTCTGCAGATAAAGTCCTCGGCCGGATGGTCCACTGCCCCATACACACGCAGGCTCTTCGG GACCCCGAGGAGCACCAGGAGGCTCAGTGCGGCAGGGTGGAGCGCGCGGGCGAGGACCCCCACAGCTACTACTTCCCAGGACAGTTTGCCTTCTTCAAGGCCCTGCCCCCGAGCTGA
- the RARRES2 gene encoding retinoic acid receptor responder protein 2 isoform X2 → MWQLLMPLALWLGAVGLGRAELTAAQQRGLQVALEEFHKHPPVQWAFRETGVDSATETPFPAGTFVRLEFKLQQTSCRKKDWKKAECKIKPNGRKRKCLACIKLNSADKVLGRMVHCPIHTQALRDPEEHQEAQCGRVERAGEDPHSYYFPGQFAFFKALPPS, encoded by the exons ATGTGGCAGCTGCTGATGCCTCTGGCCCTGTGGCTGGGCGCAGTGGGCCTGGGCAGAGCCGAGCTCACGGCAGCGCAGCAGCGTGGCCTGCAGGTGGCCCTGGAAGAGTTCCACAAGCACCCGCCCGTCCAGTGGGCCTTCAGGGAGACCGGCGTGGACAGCGCCACGGAAACA CCCTTCCCTGCAGGGACCTTTGTGAGGCTGGAATTTAAGCTCCAGCAGACCAGCTGCCGGAAGAAGGACTGGAAAAAAGCGGAGTGCAAAATCAAGCCCAACGGG AGGAAGCGGAAATGCCTGGCCTGCATCAAACTGAACTCTGCAGATAAAGTCCTCGGCCGGATGGTCCACTGCCCCATACACACGCAGGCTCTTCGG GACCCCGAGGAGCACCAGGAGGCTCAGTGCGGCAGGGTGGAGCGCGCGGGCGAGGACCCCCACAGCTACTACTTCCCAGGACAGTTTGCCTTCTTCAAGGCCCTGCCCCCGAGCTGA
- the LRRC61 gene encoding leucine-rich repeat-containing protein 61 isoform X2, with amino-acid sequence MESQGEKPAEADRVRVTPQLLKSRSGEFALESILLLKLRGLGLVDLGCLGECLGLEWLDLSGNALTQLGPLASLRQLLVLNVADNRLTALEPLAACENLQSLNAAGNLLATPGQLQCLAGLRGLEYLRLRDPLARLSNPLCSSPSYWAAVRELLPGLKVIDGERVTGRGSEFYQLCRDLDSSLRPSPSPGPGATEAQPWVEPGYWESWPPRSSSILEEACRQFQHTLQECHDLDRQARDSLAQAERALSPAGTTSSFVF; translated from the coding sequence ATGGAGTCGCAGGGTGAGAAGCCGGCAGAGGCCGACAGGGTGCGCGTCACACCCCAGCTGCTCAAGTCTCGCTCGGGTGAGTTCGCGCTGGAGTCCATCCTGCTGCTGAAGCTTCGGGGCCTGGGGCTGGTGGAcctgggctgcctgggggagTGCCTGGGGCTCGAGTGGCTGGACCTGTCGGGCAACGCGCTCACGCAGCTGGGCCCGCTGGCCTCCTTGCGCCAGCTGCTGGTGCTCAACGTGGCCGACAACCGGCTGACGGCGCTCGAGCCGCTGGCCGCCTGCGAGAACCTGCAGAGCCTTAATGCCGCGGGCAACCTGCTGGCCACCCCCGGCCAGCTGCAGTGTCTGGCTGGCCTGCGGGGCCTCGAGTACCTGCGGCTGCGGGACCCCCTGGCCCGGCTCAGCAACCCGCTGTGCAGCAGCCCCTCGTACTGGGCGGCCGTCCGAGAGCTGCTCCCTGGCCTCAAGGTCATCGACGGTGAGCGCGTGACAGGCCGGGGCAGCGAGTTCTACCAGCTATGCCGGGACCTGGATAGCTCCCTgcgccccagccccagccctggtcCCGGGGCCACCGAGGCCCAGCCCTGGGTGGAGCCAGGCTACTGGGAGTCTTGGCCCCCCCGGAGCAGCTCCATCCTGGAGGAGGCCTGCCGCCAGTTCCAGCACACCCTACAGGAGTGCCACGACCTGGACCGCCAGGCCCGCGACAGCCTGGCCCAGGCCGAACGGGCGCTCAGCCCTGCCGGCACTACCTCGTCCTTCGTGTTTTGA
- the LRRC61 gene encoding leucine-rich repeat-containing protein 61 isoform X1 has translation MLPVEKPRKPHKRRTRSGSAGQEPPLCADSSVTGPRSPAAPPTSPDSEFHTRVTNTAHGLGWGAVGRLLETEVKLEFVDTEERAVSGHRRTGSSVSPKGSGQDRPPQRKRPHPLPASSSVPSRDQVFLGEQEEGTPRLHVYSEKRKSCSRGSPDLHAAASRAKCLASPEWNKPKGDSGLSNLKCVLGQEPPGQPEKKASKPKVRGQREDGEPTLKKSRDPVLSLGQSPAAAAPVQAAGLDRSEVGQPRESEKVKQADVLIAHLAREVRRLRRWKKRHLLAAVGEPSSLESLQKPPCLKKLVRILKAETKGWDFPRHSPGRLDTAGQKPVSDIRRLFTADCKNVCHVTCPRCHASVPQGRWKGHFQTSGLLRHLVGKHGLERARRPAAASPGEKGEGTEEKKRKGLPASAKGLPSAGHGPGASTSGDSGQQLAPGRPEPLFLAPPLLPASTKDEPAALPLAVVEGQGGPCTPSLPRAQAWNLGIAELLCSLALPLSFVSAPPFRRFMAQADPCYHVPPPAFFSDTALPLLHAAVGEQVCREMRLAEGGCVHLTVSTAARDSAVDCVAVTAHWGAIRPGSRQGASESPRKQAVLWVRGLSQESTVEERQRELWEQVSLWLSRTSLQPGFLVSGSCLSLEQAVRTEGYTHLPCFAHCLDSLVTNFLCHHQSVQIILGTVRAICSHFQGSARARQLLTQLQRRCGLPAQQPFWELSDHWVSAFRLMEWLVGQQRPLREYEEEHQLGKAGSALSAVFWSLTDSLVTLLRPFQVAVREASAARASLSQVLPQLRFLHIFMEQVPQHFEEQGGVEVGAAVRLAKGLALQLTTDQQLNELFHRKEFVLATLLDPRFKGRIEAILPTGADIDHWKQVLVYKVKEIMVSEHPLPPSPSPHGPQTTHAGTTLSGGGARSLGAEERGQKEPAGRSGSGSLLLDRRERSLLEQLESVGLLASERSGASLATESHLASIIVKKYLRENETIGAQEDPLIYWEKRQEVWPALARLATVYLSCPPTGAFSGSVCASLGSPALVQHSTPLPVGTIERLLFLKTNLENFPNYTAPPLLFPQEDLAEGDEASEADLCLIV, from the coding sequence ATGTTGCCAGTAGAAAAACCCAGGAAGCCCCACAAGAGACGTACACGTTCAGGTTCAGCGGGCCAGGAGCCGCCTCTCTGTGCCGACTCCTCCGTGACTGGACCCAGGAGCCCGGCGGCTCCCCCGACTTCTCCTGACTCCGAGTTTCACACCAGAGTTACCAATACCGCTCACGGACTTGGCTGGGGTGCTGTGGGGCGCCTGCTGGAGACGGAGGTTAAGCTAGAGTTTGTAGATACAGAAGAGAGGGCTGTGAGTGGCCATAGGAGAACTGGGTCCTCTGTCTCCCCGAAAGGAAGCGGACAGGATCGGCCTCCACAGAGGAAGAGACCTCATCCTCTCCCCGCTTCCTCGTCGGTCCCGTCACGTGACCAGGTGTTCCTGGGAGAGCAGGAAGAAGGCACCCCACGCCTCCATGTCTACAGCGAGAAGAGAAAATCCTGCTCCCGGGGGAGCCCCGACCTTCACGCTGCAGCCTCCCGCGCGAAGTGCCTGGCCAGCCCTGAGTGGAATAAGCCAAAGGGAGACTCTGGCCTCTCTAACCTCAAATGTGTGCTTGGGCAGGAGCCCCCTGGGCAGCCTGAGAAGAAGGCGTCCAAACCGAAGGTGCGCGGACAGAGAGAGGACGGGGAGCCCACACTAAAGAAGTCGAGAGACCCAGTGCTCAGCCTGGGCCAGTCCCCTGCGGCCGCAGCGCCGGTCCAGGCGGCCGGTCTGGACAGGTCCGAGGTGGGCCAGCCCCGTGAGAGcgagaaggtgaagcaggctgACGTCCTCATAGCCCATCTGGCCAGGGAGGTGCGCCGCCTCAGGAGGTGGAAGAAGAGGCATTTGCTCGCTGCTGTCGGGGAACCATCGTCCCTGGAGAGCCTCCAGAAGCCGCCGTGCCTGAAGAAGCTGGTCAGAATTCTGAAGGCAGAGACCAAGGGCTGGGATTTCCCCAGGCATTCCCCCGGCCGCCTGGACACCGCGGGGCAGAAGCCAGTGTCCGACATCAGACGGTTGTTCACTGCGGACTGCAAGAATGTCTGCCACGTCACGTGCCCTCGCTGTCATGCTAGCGTCCCACAGGGCAGATGGAAGGGCCATTTCCAAACCTCGGGCCTGCTCCGTCACTTGGTGGGTAAGCACGGGCTGGAGAGAGCGAGGAGGCCAGCCGCCGCCAGcccaggggagaaaggggaagggactGAGGAGAAAAAGCGCAAGGGCCTGCCCGCCAGTGCCAAAGGGCTCCCGTCAGCAGGACACGGCCCCGGTGCCTCCACTTCAGGAGACAGTGGCCAGCAGCTGGCCCCGGGCAGGCCTGAGCCACTGTTCCTGGCTCCACCCCTCTTGCCTGCTTCCACCAAAGATGAACCTGCTGCTCTCCCGCTAGCGGTCGTGGAGGGCCAGGGAGGCCCCTGCACCCCCAGCCTGCCCCGAGCCCAGGCCTGGAACCTGGGCATCGCAGAGCTGCTCTGTAGCCTGGCCTTGCCGCTCTCCTTTGTTTCGGCCCCGCCTTTCAGAAGGTTTATGGCCCAGGCGGACCCTTGCTACCACGTGCCGCCTCCAGCCTTCTTCTCCGATACGGCGCTGCCTCTGCTGCACGCGGCCGTGGGCGAGCAGGTGTGTCGGGAGATGCGGCTGGCCGAGGGCGGCTGCGTCCACCTCACCGTGTCCACGGCAGCCCGGGACTCTGCTGTGGACTGCGTGGCCGTCACTGCCCACTGGGGGGCAATACGTCCGGGCAGTCGGCAGGGGGCGTCGGAGAGCCCCAGGAAGCAAGCTGTGCTCTGGGTTCGAGGCCTGTCCCAGGAGAGCACCGTGGAGGAGAGGCAGCGGGAGCTGTGGGAGCAGGTCAGCCTGTGGCTCAGCCGCACCTCCCTGCAGCCGGGCTTCCTGGTATCAGGCAGCTGCCTCAGCCTGGAGCAGGCCGTGAGGACGGAGGGCtacacccacctcccctgcttTGCCCACTGCCTCGACTCCCTGGTGACAAACTTCCTGTGTCACCATCAAAGCGTCCAGATCATCCTGGGGACGGTCAGGGCCATCTGCAGTCACTTCCAAGGCTCCGCCAGGGCCCGGCAGCTGCTCACACAGCTGCAGCGGCGGTGCGGCCTCCCGGCCCAGCAGCCCTTTTGGGAGCTCTCAGACcactgggtgtctgccttccgccTGATGGAGTGGCTGGTGGGGCAGCAGCGGCCGCTGCGGGAGTACGAGGAGGAGCACCAGCTGGGCAAGGCCGGCTCGGCCCTGTCGGCCGTGTTCTGGAGCCTGACGGACAGTCTCGTCACGCTTCTACGGCCCTTCCAGGTGGCAGTTCGGGAGGCGAGCGCGGCTCGGGCTTCTCTGAGTCAGGTGCTGCCACAGCTCCGCTTCCTGCACATCTTCATGGagcaggtgccccagcacttCGAGGAGCAGGGCGGCGTGGAAGTGGGGGCCGCCGTGCGGCTGGCCAAGGGCCTGGCTCTGCAGCTCACCACAGACCAGCAGCTCAACGAGCTCTTCCACCGCAAGGAGTTCGTGCTGGCAACCCTTCTCGACCCCCGCTTCAAGGGCCGGATCGAGGCCATCCTGCCCACAGGGGCCGACATTGACCACTGGAAGCAAGTTCTCGTGTACAAGGTGAAGGAGATTATGGTGTCTGAACACCCCTTGCCTCCCTCGCCCTCCCCGCACGGCCCCCAGACCACGCATGCAGGCACTACCCTGAGCGGTGGGGGAGCCAGAAGCCTTGGGGCCGAGGAGAGGGGCCAAAAAGAGCCCGCGGGGAGAAGCGGCTCTGGGTCTCTGCTGCTGGACCGGAGGGAGAGGAGCTTGCTGGAGCAGCTGGAGAGTGTGGGGCTGCTGGCGTCCGAGAGAAGCGGTGCCTCCCTTGCCACTGAGAGCCACCTGGCCAGCATCATCGTCAAGAAGTACCTGCGTGAGAATGAGACGATCGGCGCCCAGGAGGACCCGCTGATCTACtgggagaagaggcaggaggTCTGGCCGGCCCTGGCAAGACTGGCAACTGTCTATCTGTCCTGTCCCCCAACAGGGGCCTTCTCTGGAAGTGTCTGTGCCTCCCTGGGCAGCCCTGCTCTGGTGCAGCACAGCACCCCTCTCCCAGTGGGGACCATCGAGCGTCTCCTCTTCCTAAAGACCAACCTGGAGAATTTCCCCAACTATaccgcccctcccctcctcttcccccaggaAGACCTGGCCGAGGGGGACGAGGCCAGTGAGGCCGACCTCTGCCTGATTGTCTGA